A stretch of Natronobacterium texcoconense DNA encodes these proteins:
- a CDS encoding DUF7110 family protein, translated as MSSEESRHVYRLHSTLELPLEDLHDHIDEATFPDGVDDVEITRRNNTLILKAVAKDQSVSKYTPTAQLKASVTENRVYEEDPEERRQQSFSWDEEEEEEIESELVEFAAFKGDRETVLQNSLLQYEMFLVLCGIAEAAEKGTLTAISEHDGELDATRIVDGEPRPADVEVVEGPRDHGSGESGVNWRDNKFISD; from the coding sequence ATGTCATCAGAGGAATCCAGACACGTTTATCGGTTGCATTCGACGCTCGAACTCCCCCTCGAAGATCTTCACGATCACATCGACGAAGCGACGTTCCCCGACGGGGTAGACGACGTAGAGATCACACGACGGAACAACACGCTCATCCTCAAGGCAGTCGCCAAGGATCAGTCGGTCAGCAAGTACACGCCGACCGCCCAGCTCAAGGCCAGCGTCACCGAAAACCGGGTGTACGAGGAAGACCCCGAAGAGCGCCGCCAGCAGTCCTTTAGCTGGGACGAGGAGGAAGAAGAGGAGATCGAATCCGAACTCGTCGAGTTCGCCGCGTTCAAGGGCGACCGAGAGACGGTCCTCCAGAACTCGCTGCTGCAGTACGAGATGTTCCTCGTCCTCTGTGGCATCGCCGAAGCCGCCGAGAAAGGCACGCTGACCGCAATCTCCGAGCACGACGGCGAACTCGATGCCACCCGGATCGTCGACGGCGAACCGCGGCCGGCCGACGTCGAGGTCGTGGAAGGACCTCGAGACCACGGCTCCGGCGAGTCGGGCGTCAACTGGCGGGACAACAAGTTCATCAGCGACTGA
- a CDS encoding glutaredoxin family protein, which translates to MDFPPNQGLDQEEVNEQVADVIEENEVVLFMKGTELMPQCGYSRKALGLIDHHRDEYETVDVLESLDEYRVALEEYSGWETIPQTFVDGEFVGGSDILEELQERGELAETLDAE; encoded by the coding sequence ATGGACTTCCCGCCGAACCAGGGTCTCGATCAGGAGGAGGTAAACGAACAGGTCGCCGACGTCATCGAGGAAAACGAGGTCGTCCTCTTCATGAAAGGGACCGAACTCATGCCCCAGTGTGGCTACTCGCGGAAGGCACTCGGCCTGATCGACCACCACCGCGACGAGTACGAGACCGTCGACGTTCTCGAGTCGTTAGACGAGTACCGCGTCGCACTCGAGGAGTACAGCGGCTGGGAGACGATCCCGCAGACGTTCGTCGACGGCGAGTTCGTCGGCGGCTCGGACATCTTAGAAGAGCTACAGGAACGTGGCGAACTGGCCGAGACGCTCGACGCAGAGTAA
- a CDS encoding PQQ-dependent sugar dehydrogenase — protein sequence MPPTRRRLLSTAAATVVAGTAGCLEGVASNSLELATPEETPEDDWTAPDWEPADGEPTEDDVEPTTVVSGLEIPWDLTFAGEDAFVTERDGGLLRFDADDLETGSDLGPGDAEAILEGADLPDRSAPGEGGTLGVAAHPDYPEESVLFVYYTVDDDGVGNRVVRYDLESGDLEPILDGIPGATTHNGGRIAFGPDGYLWVLTGDAEEPALTQNPGSLAGAVLRIDTDGDPAPDNPDWGDGESRTYTLGHRNPQGIDFTPQGTPVIAEHGPAARDEVAMLRPGGNYGWNVTRGGPDDPEYENYDEYEAVTPPLVNTGPETTWAPSGLTFYEGDALEAWQNRLFVCGLVSETLYGVTLRSEDDDGVEDDDADAVYDDPWLDDRFTATVSRLFESTYGRLRHVEPGPEGSLYLLTSNRDGRAGGEFPLEDDDRIVRLESV from the coding sequence ATGCCCCCGACCCGACGCCGATTACTATCGACTGCGGCAGCCACGGTCGTGGCCGGCACTGCTGGCTGTCTCGAGGGGGTCGCTTCGAACTCCCTCGAGCTCGCCACCCCCGAAGAGACCCCCGAAGACGACTGGACAGCGCCCGACTGGGAACCCGCGGACGGCGAACCGACCGAGGACGACGTGGAGCCGACGACGGTCGTCTCCGGCCTCGAGATCCCCTGGGACCTCACGTTCGCGGGCGAGGACGCGTTCGTCACCGAGCGAGACGGCGGTCTGCTCCGGTTCGACGCGGACGACCTCGAGACGGGCTCGGATCTCGGGCCAGGGGATGCGGAAGCCATCCTCGAGGGTGCGGACCTCCCGGATCGGTCTGCACCCGGCGAGGGTGGAACGCTGGGCGTCGCGGCCCACCCCGACTACCCCGAAGAATCCGTGCTGTTCGTCTACTACACCGTCGACGACGACGGCGTCGGGAACCGGGTGGTTCGATACGACCTCGAGAGCGGCGACCTCGAGCCGATCCTCGACGGAATTCCGGGCGCGACGACCCACAACGGCGGCCGGATCGCGTTCGGCCCCGATGGCTACCTGTGGGTGCTGACCGGCGATGCGGAGGAGCCAGCGCTCACGCAGAATCCGGGCTCGCTCGCGGGTGCCGTGTTGCGGATCGATACCGACGGCGACCCTGCACCGGACAATCCCGACTGGGGCGACGGCGAGTCGAGAACCTACACGCTCGGCCACCGGAATCCCCAGGGAATCGACTTCACACCGCAGGGGACGCCGGTGATCGCCGAACACGGACCCGCGGCTCGAGACGAGGTGGCGATGCTCCGGCCGGGCGGCAACTACGGCTGGAACGTCACGCGCGGCGGGCCGGACGACCCGGAGTACGAGAACTACGACGAGTACGAGGCAGTGACACCGCCGCTAGTCAACACCGGTCCGGAGACGACGTGGGCGCCGTCGGGACTGACGTTCTACGAGGGCGACGCGCTCGAGGCGTGGCAAAATCGGCTCTTCGTCTGTGGGCTCGTTTCGGAAACGCTGTACGGGGTGACGCTGCGGAGCGAAGACGATGATGGTGTCGAGGATGACGACGCGGACGCCGTCTACGACGACCCCTGGCTCGACGACCGCTTCACCGCGACCGTCAGCAGGCTCTTCGAGAGTACCTACGGGAGACTTCGGCACGTCGAACCCGGTCCCGAGGGCTCGCTGTACCTGCTGACCTCCAACCGCGACGGCCGCGCCGGAGGCGAGTTCCCGCTCGAGGACGACGACCGGATCGTTCGACTCGAGTCGGTTTGA